A genome region from Deinococcus seoulensis includes the following:
- a CDS encoding diacylglycerol kinase family protein — protein MSPPAPGTPPEPGAARRPSARSPRRWWRSARFAWAGAAHTYHTQANFRVECWAALVALGLCVWLRAPLAPVALACALVLSLELVNTALEAVVDLVSPEWHPLAKVAKDAAAGAVLLGSAGAVLVGVGTLLPPLLAHLGTR, from the coding sequence ATGAGCCCGCCCGCACCCGGCACGCCGCCGGAACCGGGCGCGGCCCGGCGACCCTCGGCACGCAGTCCGCGCCGCTGGTGGCGTTCGGCGCGGTTCGCGTGGGCCGGGGCGGCACACACCTACCACACGCAGGCGAACTTCCGGGTGGAGTGCTGGGCGGCGCTGGTCGCGCTGGGCCTGTGCGTGTGGCTGCGTGCGCCGCTGGCGCCGGTGGCGCTGGCCTGCGCGCTGGTCCTGAGCCTGGAACTGGTGAACACGGCGCTGGAAGCTGTGGTGGACCTCGTGAGCCCCGAGTGGCATCCGCTGGCGAAGGTCGCCAAGGACGCCGCAGCGGGCGCGGTGCTGCTGGGCAGTGCGGGCGCGGTCCTGGTGGGAGTGGGCACGCTGCTGCCGCCCCTGCTGGCCCATCTGGGCACCCGCTGA
- the ybeY gene encoding rRNA maturation RNase YbeY, whose amino-acid sequence MIDLIVRKTPPAGLRPALRASLEAVMAHFEVPDREVTVVLVGDRTIRTLKREHWGEDAVTDVLSFPTWEPGDPFVPPHLGDIVISLDTAQRQADARGHSLTREVALLASHGLTHLVGNDHPHADGLGFEEGAQGPEWEVFHAAWRAAQSALPAETLPGTAAPDAALPDGA is encoded by the coding sequence GTGATTGATCTGATCGTCCGTAAAACCCCGCCCGCCGGTCTGCGCCCCGCGCTGCGGGCCAGTCTGGAGGCGGTGATGGCGCATTTCGAGGTGCCGGACCGCGAGGTGACGGTCGTGCTGGTCGGCGACCGCACCATCCGCACCCTGAAGCGCGAGCACTGGGGCGAGGACGCCGTGACGGACGTCCTGAGCTTTCCCACCTGGGAGCCGGGCGATCCGTTCGTGCCGCCGCACCTGGGGGACATCGTGATCAGCCTGGATACCGCGCAGCGGCAGGCGGACGCGCGCGGGCACTCCCTGACGCGCGAGGTGGCGCTGCTCGCCAGTCACGGCCTGACCCACCTGGTCGGGAACGACCACCCGCACGCGGACGGCCTGGGCTTCGAGGAGGGCGCGCAGGGGCCGGAGTGGGAGGTGTTCCACGCGGCGTGGCGCGCGGCGCAGTCGGCGCTGCCTGCCGAGACGCTGCCCGGAACAGCCGCGCCTGACGCAGCCCTGCCTGACGGCGCATGA
- a CDS encoding PhoH family protein has protein sequence MPAATTAPTTATIQIENQREAYSLLGAGDANLRRMRELTKAKLVARGETITITGDEADVRGAERMVRDALDVVRGGGELTPESLLRSARLSGEGRSLAAETQVTGLNLPRGLKPKTPGQKLYLDSIERSDITFGVGPAGTGKTYMAVAMAVQALKAKKVKRIILTRPAVEAGEKLGFLPGDLQAKIDPYLRPLYDALQDMLDQEKFESYLTSGVIEIAPLAFMRGRTLNDAFIILDEAQNTTGEQMKMFLTRMGFSSKVVITGDVTQIDLPRHITSGLAVAKRVLSSIEGIAWHEFTEVDVVRHPLVGRIIKAYETAENAEQDKRAARRGEFASIPEGDGDNTVHS, from the coding sequence GTGCCGGCCGCGACGACCGCCCCGACCACCGCCACCATCCAGATCGAGAACCAGCGCGAGGCGTACTCGCTGCTGGGGGCCGGGGACGCGAACCTGCGCCGCATGCGTGAACTCACGAAGGCGAAACTGGTCGCGCGGGGCGAAACCATCACCATCACGGGCGACGAGGCCGACGTGCGCGGCGCCGAACGGATGGTCCGCGACGCGCTGGACGTGGTGCGCGGCGGCGGCGAACTGACGCCCGAGAGCCTGCTGCGCTCCGCACGCCTGAGCGGCGAGGGCCGCAGTCTGGCCGCCGAGACGCAGGTGACGGGCCTGAACCTGCCGCGCGGCCTGAAACCCAAGACGCCTGGGCAGAAACTGTACCTGGACAGCATCGAACGCAGCGACATCACCTTCGGGGTCGGTCCGGCCGGGACCGGCAAGACGTACATGGCGGTCGCCATGGCCGTGCAGGCCCTGAAAGCCAAGAAGGTCAAACGCATCATCCTGACCCGCCCGGCCGTCGAGGCGGGCGAGAAACTGGGCTTCCTGCCCGGCGACCTGCAGGCCAAGATCGACCCGTACCTGCGCCCCCTGTACGACGCGCTGCAGGACATGCTGGACCAGGAGAAGTTCGAGTCGTACCTGACGAGCGGCGTGATCGAGATCGCGCCCCTGGCATTCATGCGCGGCCGCACCCTGAACGACGCGTTCATCATTCTGGACGAGGCGCAGAACACCACGGGCGAGCAGATGAAGATGTTCCTGACCCGCATGGGCTTCTCCAGCAAGGTCGTGATCACGGGCGACGTGACGCAGATCGACCTGCCGCGCCACATCACCAGCGGACTGGCCGTCGCCAAACGCGTCCTGAGTTCCATCGAGGGCATCGCCTGGCACGAGTTCACCGAGGTGGACGTGGTCCGTCACCCGCTGGTGGGCCGCATCATCAAGGCATACGAGACGGCCGAGAACGCCGAACAGGACAAACGCGCCGCCCGTCGCGGCGAGTTCGCCAGCATCCCCGAAGGCGACGGGGACAACACTGTCCACAGTTGA
- a CDS encoding shikimate dehydrogenase family protein, producing the protein MHRAAFAHAGLNGTYDALRVAPADLPGAVEALRRPGVLGANLSLPHKEAALPLLDSLSSAARAVGAVNTIVHRDGQLHGDNTDSPGLRDALYDAGYIWEEGAEVIVLGAGGAARAAVHALNCGQQNVTVVNRTLERAQAIAADWHAPDAHFQVTALPAHAAPWESAALVVNASSAGLNDPDQTPLDATFLTRLPARTLVYDMVYKPAETRLMREARAAGLNAENGLGMLAHQARLAFRAWTGADVPVSVFLNALTDLTDPGPAPAGSA; encoded by the coding sequence ATGCACCGAGCAGCGTTCGCCCACGCGGGCCTGAACGGCACGTACGACGCCCTGCGGGTCGCTCCGGCCGACCTGCCGGGCGCCGTCGAGGCCCTGCGGCGGCCCGGCGTGCTGGGCGCGAACCTGAGCCTGCCTCACAAGGAGGCCGCCCTGCCGCTGCTCGACAGCCTGAGCAGCGCGGCGCGGGCGGTCGGAGCTGTGAACACCATCGTTCACCGGGACGGCCAGTTGCACGGCGACAACACCGACTCGCCGGGCCTGCGTGACGCCCTGTACGACGCCGGGTACATCTGGGAAGAGGGTGCCGAGGTGATCGTGCTGGGTGCCGGCGGGGCCGCCCGCGCCGCCGTACACGCCCTGAACTGCGGCCAGCAGAACGTGACGGTCGTGAACCGTACCCTGGAACGCGCGCAGGCCATCGCCGCCGACTGGCACGCCCCGGACGCCCACTTTCAGGTGACGGCCCTGCCCGCCCACGCGGCCCCGTGGGAGTCGGCGGCGCTCGTCGTGAACGCCAGCAGCGCCGGACTGAACGACCCGGACCAGACGCCGCTGGACGCCACGTTCCTGACCCGCCTGCCCGCCCGGACACTGGTGTACGACATGGTGTACAAACCCGCCGAGACCCGCCTGATGCGCGAGGCCCGCGCCGCCGGACTGAACGCCGAGAACGGCCTGGGCATGCTGGCCCACCAGGCCCGGCTGGCCTTCCGAGCCTGGACCGGCGCGGACGTGCCCGTCAGCGTGTTCCTGAACGCCCTGACCGATCTGACCGACCCCGGACCGGCCCCGGCGGGCAGCGCGTGA
- a CDS encoding PAS domain S-box protein codes for MRRTLGQRAPVMVLILIAGLTLAAALVVNAFVRDQQRSRFEREAAVYTQALQDRLSVYERLLNTMRASWQAQGPAQDEASFSRFVEGIDLASRYPGVQAVGYGQAVLAADTAALEQERRRAGSPDFRVTQGSDPHPERIVISLIAPPSPENLAALGFDMNSERLRHQGFLAARARELAQATDLLDLAQLDPSGRPLRGFLVMLPYRSDPRNPAPDGYLYLAVRADTFLQDLSPLQSGATLRTQALLDGQSLQLEPPSLTGLPFRYTSTLSIAGQQWTLNHGADADFGRDFASTIPLLIVLVGLGTAGVAFLLVKAQVDARTRAENLNVSLAQARTRQEQARAEFEAIFQSMQDAAAFTDEGGRIRMVNRALTEQFRAGPDSLNGQLLGVIHRDRRLDNRSTFQALTTTFERLDGSSFQGETQRGEVRSPDGALLGLLETIRDVTDRVQAERALLAGERRSRGILDAIPHMIRVSRTDGQVTFTNGQFSAQLGPQGLHAQLDAAGRAAYSQMLREAEESGDGAQCEVQLHLPGGPRWAVLKLVPIRDEHGQISEWVTSATDIHDRVTAERLAQRNEQRYRGVIEGMPQIVWLTDPIGTPVYFNRRWNEFVGTARSGSGFLGLLHPEDRADYSRRWADALRSARPFEAEHRLLRQDGQYRTFVTRGLPVRDTTGRIIEWVGTSTDVDDSVYAENAARLLADVTEQLNARSVNAAPLRHDRYRAALGRLSSRFADSAALWSVHPTTLLATSSPSATWHAAAFQVVAGQAIERILDTEDPVFIDADPALHRVNATGALFYPLIGRDGTLVGVLGLLYRQALTNRDQDLAQDLAQRFTSALSNDLLQERVNAAQADLHQLNQSLEDRVQRRTLELEAANRELEAFSYSVSHDLRTPLRHIVGFGDLLHKETGEALSPKGQRYLKVIMDSAGRMSQLIDDLLSFSRMGRQELRRVPVNLRALIGSAWAGLEPDRAGRNVTLHLPDDLPGVSADQNLLELVFTNLLSNAVKYSRGREEAHVWISAGQTPDAVTVTVRDNGVGFDPRYVDKLFGVFQRLHRADEFEGIGIGLANVRRIINRHGGQVSADAVPGEGATFTVTLPTHPEDA; via the coding sequence ATGCGCCGCACCCTCGGCCAGCGGGCCCCGGTCATGGTGCTGATCCTGATCGCGGGCCTCACGCTGGCCGCCGCGCTGGTCGTGAACGCCTTCGTGCGCGACCAGCAGCGCAGCCGCTTCGAGCGGGAGGCCGCCGTGTACACCCAGGCCCTCCAGGACCGGCTGTCGGTGTACGAGCGGCTGCTGAACACCATGCGCGCCTCGTGGCAGGCACAGGGACCCGCGCAGGACGAGGCGTCGTTCTCACGCTTCGTGGAGGGCATCGACCTGGCCAGCCGCTACCCCGGCGTGCAGGCCGTCGGGTACGGGCAGGCCGTCCTGGCGGCCGACACCGCCGCGCTGGAGCAGGAGCGGCGCCGCGCGGGCAGCCCGGACTTCCGGGTCACGCAGGGCAGCGACCCGCACCCGGAACGCATCGTGATCTCCCTGATCGCCCCGCCCAGCCCCGAGAACCTCGCCGCGCTGGGCTTCGACATGAACAGCGAACGCCTGCGCCACCAGGGATTCCTGGCGGCCCGCGCCCGCGAACTCGCCCAGGCGACCGACCTGCTGGACCTCGCGCAACTCGACCCGTCCGGACGGCCCCTGCGCGGCTTCCTGGTCATGCTGCCGTACCGCAGCGACCCGCGCAACCCCGCCCCGGACGGCTACCTGTACCTCGCCGTGCGCGCCGACACCTTCCTGCAGGACCTCTCGCCCCTGCAGAGCGGCGCGACCCTGCGCACCCAGGCCCTGCTGGACGGCCAGTCACTGCAACTCGAACCGCCCAGCCTGACGGGGCTGCCGTTCCGGTACACCTCGACCCTCAGCATCGCCGGGCAGCAGTGGACCCTGAACCACGGCGCGGACGCCGACTTCGGCCGCGACTTCGCCTCGACCATCCCGCTGCTGATCGTGCTGGTCGGCCTGGGCACCGCCGGCGTGGCCTTCCTGCTGGTCAAGGCGCAGGTGGACGCCCGCACCCGAGCCGAGAACCTGAACGTGTCGCTCGCGCAGGCCCGCACCCGCCAGGAACAGGCCCGCGCGGAATTCGAGGCGATCTTCCAGTCCATGCAGGACGCCGCCGCCTTCACCGACGAGGGCGGCCGCATCCGCATGGTCAACCGCGCCCTGACCGAACAGTTCCGCGCCGGGCCGGACAGCCTGAACGGCCAGCTGCTGGGCGTCATTCACCGCGACCGCCGACTCGACAACCGCTCCACCTTCCAGGCGCTGACCACCACCTTCGAACGCCTGGACGGCAGCAGCTTCCAGGGCGAAACGCAGCGCGGCGAGGTCCGCAGCCCCGACGGCGCGCTGCTGGGCCTGCTCGAAACCATCCGCGACGTGACCGACCGCGTGCAGGCCGAACGCGCCCTGCTGGCCGGCGAACGCCGCTCACGCGGGATCCTGGACGCCATCCCGCACATGATCCGCGTGAGCCGCACAGACGGACAGGTGACCTTCACGAACGGTCAGTTCAGCGCCCAGCTCGGCCCTCAGGGCCTGCACGCCCAGCTGGACGCCGCCGGACGCGCCGCGTACAGCCAGATGCTGCGCGAGGCCGAGGAAAGCGGCGACGGCGCGCAGTGCGAGGTGCAACTGCACCTGCCGGGCGGGCCGCGCTGGGCCGTGCTGAAACTCGTGCCCATCCGGGACGAACACGGCCAGATCAGCGAGTGGGTGACCAGCGCCACCGACATTCACGACCGCGTGACCGCCGAACGCCTCGCGCAGCGCAACGAGCAACGCTACCGGGGCGTGATCGAGGGCATGCCGCAGATCGTGTGGCTGACCGATCCCATCGGCACGCCCGTGTACTTCAACCGCCGCTGGAACGAGTTCGTGGGAACCGCCCGCAGCGGCTCGGGCTTCCTGGGCCTGCTGCACCCGGAAGACCGCGCCGACTACTCCCGCCGCTGGGCAGACGCGCTGCGCTCCGCGCGGCCCTTCGAGGCCGAACACCGCCTGCTGCGCCAGGACGGCCAGTACCGCACCTTCGTCACGCGCGGCCTGCCGGTCCGTGACACCACCGGCCGCATCATCGAGTGGGTGGGCACCAGCACCGACGTGGACGACTCCGTGTACGCCGAGAACGCCGCGCGCCTGCTGGCCGACGTGACCGAACAGCTCAACGCCCGCAGCGTGAACGCCGCCCCGCTGCGCCACGACCGGTACCGCGCCGCGCTGGGCCGCCTGTCCAGCCGCTTCGCGGACAGCGCCGCCCTCTGGAGCGTCCACCCGACCACGCTGCTGGCCACCTCCAGCCCATCGGCCACCTGGCACGCCGCCGCCTTCCAGGTGGTGGCCGGGCAGGCCATCGAACGCATTCTGGACACCGAGGACCCGGTCTTCATCGACGCGGACCCCGCCCTGCACCGCGTGAACGCCACGGGCGCGCTGTTCTACCCGCTGATCGGCCGTGACGGCACGCTCGTGGGCGTGCTGGGCCTGCTGTACCGGCAGGCGCTCACCAACCGCGACCAGGACCTCGCGCAGGACCTCGCGCAGCGCTTCACGTCCGCCCTGAGCAACGACCTGCTACAGGAACGCGTGAACGCCGCGCAGGCCGACCTGCACCAGCTCAACCAGTCCCTGGAGGACCGCGTGCAGCGCCGCACCCTGGAACTCGAGGCCGCCAACCGCGAACTCGAAGCGTTCAGTTACAGCGTCAGCCACGACCTGCGCACGCCACTGCGGCACATCGTGGGCTTCGGGGACCTGCTGCACAAGGAGACCGGCGAGGCACTCAGCCCCAAGGGCCAGCGCTACCTGAAGGTCATCATGGACTCGGCCGGACGCATGAGCCAGCTGATCGACGACCTGCTGTCGTTCTCCCGCATGGGCCGCCAGGAACTGCGCCGCGTGCCCGTGAACCTGCGCGCCCTGATCGGCTCCGCCTGGGCAGGACTGGAACCCGACCGGGCCGGGCGGAACGTGACCCTGCACCTGCCGGACGACCTGCCGGGCGTCAGCGCCGACCAGAACCTGCTGGAACTGGTGTTCACGAACCTGCTGAGCAACGCCGTGAAGTACTCGCGCGGCCGCGAGGAGGCCCACGTGTGGATCAGCGCCGGGCAGACCCCGGACGCCGTGACCGTCACCGTCCGCGACAACGGCGTCGGGTTCGACCCGCGATACGTGGATAAACTGTTCGGTGTGTTCCAGCGTCTCCACCGCGCCGATGAGTTCGAAGGCATCGGCATAGGCCTCGCCAACGTGCGAAGAATCATCAACCGTCACGGCGGACAGGTCAGCGCCGACGCCGTTCCAGGCGAGGGCGCGACCTTCACCGTCACGCTCCCCACACACCCGGAGGACGCGTGA
- a CDS encoding sensor histidine kinase: MRILHLEDSELDHELVTMHIDTDLPWPVEITRVEDEDGFLGALSTEPPHLILSDFALPSYDGLSAYRAAHTRLPKVPFIIVTGAMGEETAVDTLREGVTDYILKQRLERLAPSIRRAIAEVESRIRRERAEHEIRQLNASLQARLEEVERLRNTAERQSQRLEIQAKQLEEALNLQKTFLAETSHELRTPLTALHGYLRRAEREAGGSQTLLDAQRVAENMTRLVNDLLQLSRGELVQSIEMHFMNLGQLLRQVGRDYGVNAPDGVYEIVGDPGRLNQVFINLVTNAIRVTGSPDKVSLEIVPRPGELEVRVVDHGPGVPDAVKPRIFDKFYRGKEAGSAGLGLTIAQQVVTAHGGTIDVVDTPGGGATFRVRLPLPEEDDGLDEPTP, translated from the coding sequence CTGCGCATCCTGCACCTCGAGGACAGCGAACTGGACCACGAACTGGTCACCATGCACATCGACACCGACCTGCCCTGGCCGGTCGAGATCACCCGCGTGGAAGACGAGGACGGCTTCCTCGGCGCCCTGAGCACCGAGCCACCCCACCTGATCCTCAGTGACTTCGCGCTGCCCAGCTACGACGGCCTCAGCGCCTACCGCGCCGCGCACACCCGCCTGCCCAAGGTGCCGTTCATCATCGTGACCGGCGCCATGGGCGAGGAAACCGCCGTGGACACCCTGCGCGAGGGCGTCACCGACTACATCCTCAAGCAACGCCTGGAACGGCTGGCGCCCAGCATCCGCCGCGCCATCGCCGAGGTCGAGAGCCGCATCCGCCGCGAACGCGCCGAACACGAGATCCGCCAGCTGAACGCCTCCCTCCAGGCCCGCCTCGAGGAAGTCGAGCGGCTCCGCAACACCGCCGAACGCCAGAGCCAGCGCCTGGAAATCCAGGCCAAGCAACTCGAGGAGGCCCTGAACCTCCAGAAGACCTTCCTGGCCGAAACCAGCCACGAACTCCGCACCCCCCTGACCGCCCTGCACGGCTACCTGCGCCGCGCCGAACGCGAGGCCGGCGGCAGCCAGACCCTGCTCGACGCGCAGCGCGTCGCGGAGAACATGACCCGCCTCGTGAACGACCTGCTGCAACTCTCACGCGGGGAACTCGTGCAGAGCATCGAGATGCACTTCATGAACCTCGGGCAACTGCTGCGGCAGGTGGGCCGCGACTACGGCGTGAACGCCCCGGACGGCGTGTACGAGATCGTCGGCGACCCCGGCCGGCTGAACCAGGTGTTCATCAACCTCGTCACGAACGCCATCCGCGTGACCGGCAGCCCCGACAAGGTCTCGCTGGAGATCGTGCCCCGCCCCGGCGAACTGGAAGTCCGCGTGGTCGACCACGGCCCCGGCGTGCCGGACGCCGTGAAACCCCGCATCTTCGACAAGTTCTACCGCGGCAAGGAAGCCGGTTCCGCCGGACTGGGCCTGACCATCGCGCAGCAGGTCGTGACCGCGCACGGCGGCACCATCGACGTGGTCGACACGCCCGGCGGCGGCGCGACCTTCCGCGTGCGCCTGCCGCTGCCCGAAGAGGACGACGGCCTGGACGAACCCACCCCCTGA
- a CDS encoding OsmC family protein: protein MKKTLNVTWLGEQRYLGVSESGHQLLIDNSPTKVGVSPMEALLGALATCTAYDVVEIMKKRRTPLASYRIEVEGERADTDPKRYTHITVRHIASGEGVTPEALSKAAHLSHEKYCSVAATLNSEIVVETQVE, encoded by the coding sequence ATGAAAAAGACCCTGAATGTCACGTGGCTCGGAGAACAACGCTACCTGGGCGTCAGCGAGAGCGGCCACCAACTGCTGATCGACAACAGCCCCACCAAGGTCGGCGTGTCCCCCATGGAAGCCCTGCTGGGCGCCCTGGCCACCTGCACCGCCTACGACGTGGTCGAGATCATGAAAAAACGCCGCACGCCCCTGGCCTCCTACCGCATCGAGGTCGAGGGCGAACGGGCCGACACCGACCCGAAACGCTACACGCACATCACCGTGCGCCACATCGCCAGCGGTGAAGGCGTGACCCCCGAAGCCCTCAGCAAGGCCGCGCACCTGAGCCACGAGAAGTACTGCTCGGTCGCCGCCACCCTGAACAGCGAGATCGTGGTCGAAACCCAGGTCGAGTAA
- a CDS encoding penicillin-binding transpeptidase domain-containing protein: MSRAGEAIDRRARSRRRAAARSRTRRSAHEGAARVKWAAFTFSLGLLGLGGRLYQLQIVQHDQFAVRSASNYQRDEVIPALRGEIRTRDGVLLATNRLAVDLVYTGRRDPGDPEQAIPSWDKIVYLAGIKPEALSDGQPREPDRQREAETVLARNIPQEKLSALYEYTVLVPSLELRERVERVYPEGKMAGHLLGYVQEASQKQVEEDGYTLGDLVGRSGLEYSLQKTLQGKNGLRRREVTAGGKPQTERVIDPGQKGKDVALTIDSTLQRAAEDALRTGLADVNKGRAKYGKPAEPYTRGAVIAIDPRTNEVLAMASSPAYDPNWFSRVPSPDPAAKNWAIDPNRPLAELDAVTTNRVVQAYNPGSVFKIATTLMYVEKWGNFTMNCAPTYYFGRAAFRNWAGYGLGPVDGRKAIAFSCNPWYYDSAARAGPEDYSRQLKSRLTELGYNGETGVELVGEKTGLLLDADDYTSPAAPWYPGFGLNMSIGQGDVLVTPAQVVSVMSTIVNGGQKRPLTVMKAVDGTPVPRKPAVNVVRNGNTAAFDLVKEGMTWTTSIPTGTSRHEVGPELFPVRTGGKTGTAENGLSRRGGYAYTHAWYEGYGPLSSPNFAVVAFFQNGGEGSGPALKAVKKMFAARWCVTLNDQGSALPLSAQQPCTGELSQMHDVYRIRAQRAENAAKKAGTTQQP, encoded by the coding sequence GTGAGTCGCGCCGGGGAGGCCATCGACCGCCGCGCCCGCAGTCGCCGGCGCGCGGCGGCCCGGTCACGCACGCGGCGTTCCGCGCACGAGGGGGCCGCGCGGGTCAAGTGGGCGGCGTTCACGTTCAGCCTGGGCCTGCTGGGCCTGGGCGGGCGGCTGTACCAGCTTCAGATCGTGCAGCACGACCAGTTCGCGGTCCGTTCGGCCAGCAACTACCAGCGTGACGAGGTCATTCCCGCGCTGCGCGGCGAGATCCGCACGCGCGACGGGGTGCTGCTCGCCACGAACCGGCTGGCGGTGGACCTGGTGTACACGGGCCGCCGCGACCCGGGCGATCCGGAGCAGGCCATTCCGTCGTGGGACAAGATCGTGTACCTGGCGGGCATCAAGCCCGAGGCGCTCAGTGACGGGCAGCCGCGCGAACCGGACCGTCAACGCGAGGCCGAGACGGTCCTGGCACGCAACATCCCCCAGGAGAAACTGTCGGCGCTGTACGAGTACACGGTGCTGGTCCCCAGCCTGGAACTGCGTGAACGGGTCGAGCGGGTGTACCCGGAAGGCAAGATGGCCGGGCACCTGCTGGGGTACGTGCAGGAAGCCAGTCAGAAGCAGGTCGAGGAGGACGGGTACACGCTGGGTGACCTGGTGGGCCGCAGCGGACTGGAGTACAGCCTCCAGAAGACCCTGCAGGGCAAGAACGGGTTGCGGCGCCGCGAGGTCACGGCGGGCGGCAAACCGCAGACCGAGCGGGTCATCGACCCCGGCCAGAAGGGCAAGGACGTGGCCCTGACCATAGACTCGACCCTGCAACGCGCCGCCGAGGACGCCCTGCGGACCGGGCTGGCCGACGTGAACAAGGGCCGCGCCAAGTACGGCAAACCCGCCGAGCCGTACACGCGCGGCGCGGTGATCGCCATCGACCCGCGCACGAACGAGGTCCTGGCGATGGCCAGCAGTCCGGCGTACGACCCGAACTGGTTCTCGCGCGTGCCCAGCCCGGACCCGGCAGCGAAGAACTGGGCGATCGACCCGAACCGCCCGCTGGCAGAACTGGACGCCGTGACCACCAACCGCGTGGTGCAGGCGTACAACCCGGGCAGCGTGTTCAAGATCGCCACGACCCTGATGTACGTGGAGAAGTGGGGGAACTTCACCATGAACTGCGCGCCCACGTACTACTTCGGGCGGGCCGCGTTCCGTAACTGGGCGGGGTACGGGCTGGGGCCGGTGGACGGCCGCAAGGCCATCGCGTTCTCGTGCAACCCGTGGTACTACGATTCGGCGGCGCGTGCCGGTCCCGAAGACTACTCACGGCAACTCAAGTCCCGCCTGACGGAACTGGGGTACAACGGCGAGACTGGCGTGGAACTGGTCGGCGAGAAGACCGGCCTGCTGCTGGACGCCGACGATTACACCAGTCCCGCCGCGCCGTGGTATCCGGGCTTCGGCCTGAACATGAGTATCGGGCAGGGGGACGTGCTGGTCACACCGGCGCAGGTGGTGTCGGTCATGTCCACCATCGTGAACGGCGGCCAGAAACGTCCGTTGACGGTCATGAAGGCCGTGGACGGCACGCCGGTGCCGCGCAAACCGGCCGTGAACGTGGTCCGCAACGGGAACACCGCAGCCTTCGACCTGGTCAAGGAAGGCATGACCTGGACGACCAGCATCCCCACCGGCACGTCCCGCCACGAGGTCGGCCCGGAACTGTTCCCGGTGCGGACCGGCGGGAAGACCGGAACGGCCGAGAACGGCCTGAGCCGCCGGGGCGGGTACGCGTACACGCACGCGTGGTACGAGGGGTACGGGCCGCTGTCCAGTCCGAACTTCGCGGTCGTGGCGTTCTTCCAGAACGGCGGCGAAGGCTCGGGACCTGCCCTGAAGGCCGTGAAGAAGATGTTCGCCGCGCGCTGGTGCGTCACCCTGAACGACCAGGGCAGCGCCCTGCCCCTGAGCGCCCAGCAGCCCTGCACGGGCGAACTGAGCCAGATGCACGACGTGTACCGGATCAGGGCGCAGCGCGCCGAGAACGCCGCGAAGAAGGCCGGAACGACCCAGCAACCCTGA
- a CDS encoding Rod shape-determining protein MreD, with the protein MRSTYPVPRGPLRWVKLLVYAALLIAAQGVLSRLSDAAGIPAPDLFLLTGAALVWRLPPAWALVAAYGVGLGQDVLGSGALGLHAAGVAGGALMAMLVRRYVADSGLFQSLLTVLLAVTGEWLAFLILNYWLRADLITVDLLRTTVPLLFVGTLVVFPVWDRLLSWTFGSRSGPEEQLA; encoded by the coding sequence ATGAGAAGCACCTACCCTGTTCCGCGCGGGCCGCTGCGCTGGGTCAAGCTGCTGGTGTACGCCGCGCTGCTGATCGCCGCGCAGGGCGTCCTGTCGCGCCTGTCGGACGCCGCCGGGATTCCCGCGCCGGACCTGTTCCTGCTGACCGGCGCGGCCCTGGTCTGGCGGCTGCCGCCCGCGTGGGCGCTGGTGGCCGCGTACGGCGTCGGCCTGGGCCAGGACGTGCTGGGCAGCGGCGCGCTGGGCCTGCACGCGGCGGGCGTGGCGGGCGGCGCCCTCATGGCGATGCTGGTGCGGCGTTACGTGGCCGACAGCGGCCTGTTCCAGTCGCTGCTGACGGTGCTGCTGGCCGTGACCGGCGAGTGGCTGGCGTTCCTGATCCTGAACTACTGGCTGCGCGCCGACCTGATCACGGTGGACCTGTTGCGCACCACGGTGCCGCTGCTGTTCGTGGGGACGCTGGTGGTCTTCCCGGTCTGGGACCGCCTGCTGTCCTGGACGTTCGGTTCCCGCAGCGGTCCCGAGGAGCAACTCGCGTGA